DNA from Variovorax sp. V213:
CCTGCTCCTGCATGGTGACGCCGATCAGCTGCTCGGCCATTTCCATGGCGATCTTGTTGTGGCTGATGAAGAGGAACTGGGTTTCGCGGCTCATGGCGGTCACGAGTTTGGCATAGCGTTCGGTGTTCGCGTCGTCCAGCGGCGCGTCCACTTCGTCGAGCAGGCAGAAAGGCGCCGGGTTGAGCTGGAAGATCGCGAACACCAGCGCGATGGCCGTGAGCGCTTTCTCCCCGCCCGAGAGCAGGTGGATGGTCTGGTTCTTCTTGCCGGGAGGCTGCGCCAGCACCTGCACGCCGGCATCGAGGATTTCGTCGCCCGTCATCACCAGCCGCGCATTGCCGCCGCCGAACAGCTCCGGGAACATGCGGCTGAAGTGCTCGTTGACGATCTTGAAGGTACCGCCGAGAAGCTCGCGCGTTTCGCCATCGATCTTGCGGATGGCGTCTTCGAGCGTGCCAATGGCTTCGTTCAGGTCGGCGGACTGCGCATCGAGAAAGGTCTTGCGCTCGCTGGCCACGGCAAGCTCGTCGAGCGCCGCCAGGTTCACCGCGCCCAATGCCACCACTTCGCGGTTCAGGCGGTCGATCTCGCCTTGCAGGCCCACGAGGCGAACCTTGTCGGTCTCGATCGACAGCGCAACGGCTTCGAGGTCGGCGCCGGCATCGCCCAGCAACTGCTGGTACTGCTCGACACCGAGGCGCGCCGCCTGTTCCTTGAGCTGGAATTCGGTGATGCGCTGGCGCAGCGGATCGAGTTCGCGCTCAAGCTGCAGCCGGCGTTCGTCGCTGGCACGCAGCTTCATCGTGAGGTCGTCGTACTGGCTGCGCGCGGCACCCAGGGCGGCTTCGCGCTCGAGCTTCAGGGCCAACGCATCCTGCAGCCCGGCCTGGGCGGCCGCATCGGACAGACGGCCGAGCTCGGCCCTGGCGCGCTCGTCTTCGTCAGTGAGGGCTACCACCTGCTGCGATGCGGTTTCGATCGCGCGGTTCAGCTCGCCGCGGCGCGCTTCCAGCGTGCGCTGCGAGAAGGTGGCTTCCTGCGCCTGCCGTTCGAGGCTGCGGTGCTGCTCGCGGCTGGCGGTCAACGCGCGGCCGGCTTCGATCACGCGCTCGTCGAGTTCCGCATGGCGTTCCTGGCTGTCGGCAAGCTGCATGTCGAGCTCTTCGAAGCGGCCTTCGGCGGCCACGCGCTTTTCCTGCAGCTCTTCCAATTGCGCGTCGACTTCGGCAAGGTCGGTGGCCAGTTGCTCGCTGCGCGCGCGCGTCTGTTCGGCCAGCTGCGTCATGCGCAGCGTTTCCACCTGCAGTTCATGCGCGCGGGATTGCGTTTCTGCCGCTTCACGGCGCGCGGCCACGAGGCGCTGCGCGGACTCGGCATAGGCGGCTTCGGCACGAACCAGGGCCGCGCGCGCTTCTTCGCTGATGAGCGTCTGCGCGCGCAGCTGGCGCTCGAGGTTTTCCATTTCCTGCTGGCGTGCCAGCAGGCCGGCCTGTTCGGAATCGGGGGCATAGAAGTTCACGCTGTGCGAGAACACGGCGTGGCCGCTCTGCACGTAGATGACTTCGCCCGGCTTCAGCGTCGCGCGCTGCGCAAGCGCCTCTTCGAAGCTCTGGGCCGTGTAGCAGCCGTGGAGCCAATCGGTCATCAGGGCCTGCAGGCCCGCGTCGTTCAGGCGCAGCAGGCTCGACAGGCGGGGCAGCGTGCCGCCGTCTTGCGATACGCCAGCCGCCGGCGGGCTGTAGAACGCCAGCTTGGCGGGCGGTGCGTCGTTGCCGAAGGCGCGCACCATGTCCAGCCGGCTGACTTCGAGCGCGCCCAGGCGCTCGCGCAGCGCCGCTTCGAGCGCGTTTTCCCAGCCTTGCTCGATGTGGATGCGGCTCCACAGGCCCTGCATGCCTTCGAGCCCGTGCTTGGCAAGCCAGGGCGCCAGCTTGCCGTCGGTCTTGACCTTTTCCTGCAGCGCACGCAGCGCCTCGAGCCGTGCCGAGAGCTCGGCATGGCGCGCACCTTCGGTGTTGACGGCCTGCTGCTTCGCGCGGCGGTCGTCGTCGAGCTGCGGCACCGATTCCTGCAGTTCGTGCAGGCGGGCGTCGGCCTCGCTCGCGGCTTCCTGTGCGGCCGCGTGCTCCTCCTGCATGGACTGCAGGCGGGCTTCGTCGGGCGCGGCCAGCGCGTTCTGGTCGGCACGCAGGCGTTCGCTGCGCTGCGTGAGCTGCCGGCTCTGGTCTTCGATGTTGCGCTGGTCGGCGGCCAGCACCTGGATCTGCTGCTGGACCTGCCCGACGGCGGCGCGCTGCGTGTTGGCTTCGTTCTGGGCCCGCTGCACGGCTTCCTCGAGCTCGGGCATGCGCGCGTCGTGTTCTTCGAGCTGGGCGGCCAGCAGCACGGCCTGCTCTTCGGCATCGACGCCCTGGCCGGCCAGGGTTTCGATTTCTGCCTCGGCCTCTTCGCGGCGGCGGCCCCACTGGCCCATCTGCTCGCGCAACTGGACGAGCCGCTGCTCCACGCGCTGGCGCCCTTCGACCACGAAGCGGATCTCGCCTTCGAGGCGACCGACTTCGGCGCTGGCCTCGTAGAGCTTGCCTTGGGCCTGATTGACCTGGTCGCCAGCCGCGTAGTGGGCCTGGCGCACGGTTTCGAGCTCGGCCTCGATGCGGCGCAGGTCGGCGGTGCGCGATTCCAGGTCGTTGATCGCCTTTTCCGACTCGGCCTTGATCTTGGCCTGGTCGGCGTCGCTTTCGCTGCGCTTGAGGAACCACAGCTGGTGCTGCTTCTTCGTGGCATCGCCCTGCAGCATGTTGTAGCGCGCGGCCACCTCGGCCTGCTTCTCGAGCTTTTCGAGATTGGCGTTCAGTTCACGAAGAATGTCTTCGACGCGCGTGAGGTTCTCGCGCGTGTCGCCCAGGCGGCTTTCGGTTTCGCGTCGGCGCTCCTTGTACTTGGAGACACCCGCCGCCTCTTCGAGGAACAGGCGCAGTTCCTCGGGCTTGGATTCGATGATCCGGCTGATCGTCCCCTGCCCGATGATGGCGTAGGCACGCGGGCCGAGGCCAGTGCCCAGGAACACGTCCTGCACGTCGCGGCGGCGCACCGGCTGGTTGTTGATGTAGTAGCTGCTGGTACCGTCGCGCGTGAGCACGCGCCGCACCGCAATTTCACCGAACTGGTTCCACTGCCCGCCCGCGCGATGGTCGGCGTTGTCGAACACCAGTTCCACGCTCGAACGGCTGG
Protein-coding regions in this window:
- the smc gene encoding chromosome segregation protein SMC, which encodes MRLNSIKLSGFKSFAEPTNFLLPGQLVGVVGPNGCGKSNIMDAVRWVLGESRASELRGESMQDVIFNGTTTRKQASRSSVELVFDNADHRAGGQWNQFGEIAVRRVLTRDGTSSYYINNQPVRRRDVQDVFLGTGLGPRAYAIIGQGTISRIIESKPEELRLFLEEAAGVSKYKERRRETESRLGDTRENLTRVEDILRELNANLEKLEKQAEVAARYNMLQGDATKKQHQLWFLKRSESDADQAKIKAESEKAINDLESRTADLRRIEAELETVRQAHYAAGDQVNQAQGKLYEASAEVGRLEGEIRFVVEGRQRVEQRLVQLREQMGQWGRRREEAEAEIETLAGQGVDAEEQAVLLAAQLEEHDARMPELEEAVQRAQNEANTQRAAVGQVQQQIQVLAADQRNIEDQSRQLTQRSERLRADQNALAAPDEARLQSMQEEHAAAQEAASEADARLHELQESVPQLDDDRRAKQQAVNTEGARHAELSARLEALRALQEKVKTDGKLAPWLAKHGLEGMQGLWSRIHIEQGWENALEAALRERLGALEVSRLDMVRAFGNDAPPAKLAFYSPPAAGVSQDGGTLPRLSSLLRLNDAGLQALMTDWLHGCYTAQSFEEALAQRATLKPGEVIYVQSGHAVFSHSVNFYAPDSEQAGLLARQQEMENLERQLRAQTLISEEARAALVRAEAAYAESAQRLVAARREAAETQSRAHELQVETLRMTQLAEQTRARSEQLATDLAEVDAQLEELQEKRVAAEGRFEELDMQLADSQERHAELDERVIEAGRALTASREQHRSLERQAQEATFSQRTLEARRGELNRAIETASQQVVALTDEDERARAELGRLSDAAAQAGLQDALALKLEREAALGAARSQYDDLTMKLRASDERRLQLERELDPLRQRITEFQLKEQAARLGVEQYQQLLGDAGADLEAVALSIETDKVRLVGLQGEIDRLNREVVALGAVNLAALDELAVASERKTFLDAQSADLNEAIGTLEDAIRKIDGETRELLGGTFKIVNEHFSRMFPELFGGGNARLVMTGDEILDAGVQVLAQPPGKKNQTIHLLSGGEKALTAIALVFAIFQLNPAPFCLLDEVDAPLDDANTERYAKLVTAMSRETQFLFISHNKIAMEMAEQLIGVTMQEQGVSRIVAVDMEAAASMVEAA